A region from the Qingrenia yutianensis genome encodes:
- a CDS encoding SpoVG family protein, with amino-acid sequence MKLEARISAIIADEKLKAYASVCVNDSLLIKGIKIIDGKHGRFVAMPCRKTKNGEFKDITFPITAELRNEVEQAVLEAYSKKLEEM; translated from the coding sequence GTGAAATTGGAGGCAAGAATATCGGCAATTATAGCCGATGAAAAGTTAAAGGCATACGCAAGCGTCTGCGTCAATGACTCCCTTTTGATTAAGGGAATCAAAATTATTGACGGAAAGCACGGGCGGTTTGTTGCGATGCCGTGCAGGAAAACAAAAAACGGAGAATTTAAGGACATAACCTTTCCGATAACCGCCGAACTGCGCAACGAAGTGGAACAGGCAGTCCTTGAAGCATACTCAAAGAAACTGGAGGAAATGTAA